Proteins from one Patescibacteria group bacterium genomic window:
- a CDS encoding Ig-like domain-containing protein, with protein sequence MLKSKKITVLFIFFFAVIFLLSLSAPAQADVFGVNDFASSGVNLGTKDLKETIAGIVNIFLGFLGILTTLIILYGGFIWMTSQGNTEKIDRAKKIIINGVIGLVIVLSSYAIARFVLREGYDNTFGTGGGSGGGGAIGGVGLGAGALESHYPPRDAVGVPRNTNIYLTFEEPIDIAYMVEDTACTPGVDCVVNSDYISLLAQGNPDAITGVDLPIIFIPYNATTREGQDEFLINPYGDSTTYLGSPSADVRHTMQLGNIQTLAGTGAFVSGAYSWRFTVGTELDLTPPTVTYIVPPNGSTNNPKNSAVQINFSEAVDSISAAGFTADGFDNVIVSGSISGNLGGRYTISNQYRTVEFITDQFCGENSCGGSVFCLPGDETINGLVSGTATDDLVADREEAIVDMAGNVLDCGTSCSGSDYVWSFTTNNVLDLTPPFITQMEEITDVDLNAPISVEFSEELLSSSVNSSNISLDSSVGALNYWTGLSGGNVINIYHDKFSPTTIYTPTLSSGIKDSRQNCWYPCLCQAGDNSCTCTTPDCSGGPCTGAIGTP encoded by the coding sequence ATGCTAAAATCTAAAAAAATAACTGTATTATTTATTTTCTTTTTTGCAGTTATTTTTTTGTTGTCTTTGAGCGCCCCTGCTCAGGCCGATGTATTTGGTGTCAATGATTTTGCTTCGTCCGGTGTAAATTTGGGTACAAAAGACCTAAAAGAAACTATTGCCGGCATTGTCAATATCTTTTTGGGATTTTTGGGGATTTTGACAACTTTGATAATTCTATACGGTGGATTTATATGGATGACATCCCAAGGTAACACCGAAAAAATTGATAGAGCTAAGAAGATAATTATAAATGGTGTGATTGGTCTTGTTATAGTATTGTCTTCTTATGCCATAGCCAGATTTGTCCTGCGTGAAGGCTATGATAATACCTTTGGTACAGGTGGTGGCTCAGGTGGCGGGGGAGCTATTGGTGGTGTGGGTTTGGGAGCTGGGGCACTGGAGAGCCACTATCCTCCTAGAGATGCAGTAGGTGTGCCAAGAAATACCAATATTTATCTGACTTTTGAGGAGCCGATTGATATTGCCTACATGGTAGAAGATACAGCTTGCACACCAGGTGTTGATTGTGTAGTTAATTCAGATTATATAAGTCTTTTGGCTCAAGGTAATCCTGACGCAATTACAGGAGTTGATTTGCCGATTATTTTTATTCCTTACAATGCGACCACCAGAGAGGGTCAGGATGAATTTTTGATAAATCCATATGGCGATAGTACTACTTATCTGGGTAGTCCTAGTGCTGATGTCAGACATACTATGCAATTAGGTAATATCCAGACATTAGCCGGCACAGGTGCTTTTGTCAGCGGGGCTTATAGTTGGCGTTTTACAGTAGGAACTGAGCTTGATTTGACTCCACCGACAGTGACTTATATTGTGCCTCCTAATGGATCAACAAATAATCCAAAAAATAGTGCTGTGCAGATCAATTTTTCCGAAGCTGTGGATTCTATTTCAGCAGCTGGTTTTACCGCAGATGGTTTTGACAATGTCATTGTCAGCGGTTCTATCTCTGGAAATTTAGGCGGACGCTATACAATATCCAATCAATATCGTACGGTAGAGTTTATTACTGATCAATTTTGTGGAGAAAATTCTTGCGGCGGTTCTGTATTTTGTTTACCAGGTGACGAAACTATAAATGGTCTGGTATCAGGCACAGCTACTGATGATTTGGTGGCGGATAGAGAAGAGGCAATAGTTGATATGGCCGGTAATGTCTTAGATTGTGGAACCAGTTGCTCTGGTAGTGATTATGTTTGGTCTTTTACCACCAATAATGTTTTGGATTTAACACCACCTTTTATCACTCAAATGGAAGAAATAACAGACGTCGACCTCAACGCACCAATTAGCGTAGAGTTTAGTGAAGAGTTACTTTCTAGTTCAGTAAATTCTAGTAATATTTCTTTGGACAGCTCGGTCGGGGCTTTAAATTATTGGACTGGTTTGAGTGGGGGAAATGTTATAAATATTTATCATGACAAATTTTCTCCTACTACTATATATACACCAACTCTTAGCTCTGGTATTAAAGATTCCAGACAAAATTGTTGGTATCCTTGTCTTTGTCAGGCAGGAGATAATTCTTGCACTTGTACCACACCAGATTGTTCGGGAGGACCATGCACTGGGGCAATTGGTACGCCATAA
- a CDS encoding GatB/YqeY domain-containing protein, producing the protein MSLEQTIDQNFKAAFKNREELKVSTLRMLKSAMKNLAIEKRIEKLDDEDVIVVVKKELKKRQDAIESFKSAGRDDLLAREQAEAEVLLAYMPQMLSEVEISKIIDEVLASGLSDFGQVMKETMAKTNGQADGKLVSQLVKQKIQT; encoded by the coding sequence ATGTCTTTAGAGCAAACTATTGATCAAAATTTCAAAGCAGCTTTCAAGAATAGAGAGGAGCTTAAAGTCTCTACTTTAAGGATGCTTAAAAGTGCCATGAAAAATTTGGCTATTGAAAAAAGGATTGAAAAACTTGATGATGAAGATGTGATAGTGGTAGTCAAAAAAGAACTCAAAAAGCGTCAGGATGCTATTGAGTCTTTTAAGTCAGCCGGGCGTGATGATTTGTTGGCTCGTGAGCAGGCTGAGGCTGAAGTTTTATTGGCTTATATGCCTCAGATGCTTTCCGAAGTTGAAATTTCAAAAATTATAGATGAGGTCTTGGCTAGCGGATTGAGTGATTTTGGACAAGTAATGAAAGAAACAATGGCCAAGACCAATGGGCAGGCTGACGGAAAGTTGGTCAGTCAATTGGTAAAACAAAAAATACAAACATAG
- a CDS encoding 30S ribosomal protein S21, whose translation MIIVLEVKRKDGESFESLIRRFTKKTIQSGKILQAKKVRFFTKDKSKREQKDSALRRKNISSRFEHLKRIGKIDEFDAKRGKKR comes from the coding sequence GTGATTATAGTGTTGGAAGTCAAGCGTAAAGATGGAGAATCTTTCGAAAGCTTGATCCGCCGATTCACTAAAAAAACAATCCAGAGTGGAAAAATTTTACAAGCAAAAAAAGTCAGATTTTTTACTAAAGATAAATCAAAAAGAGAACAAAAAGACAGTGCGCTTCGTCGCAAAAATATTAGTTCTCGTTTTGAACATCTAAAAAGGATTGGAAAAATAGATGAATTTGATGCCAAGCGCGGAAAAAAGCGATAA